In bacterium, the genomic window GCTATATTGCCCGGAGCTTCAAAGCCACCGCCGAGGATTCCCATGCGCTTGCTTCTCCTGAGTTTGTTGACATTCTCCTTTACCCTGCCGGCAACCGCCCTCCCCACTTATGTTGGCAAGTCGGGAGTTCCGGGTCTGCAGTCATGCGCGGCTTCCTGTCATGGTATTGCCGGAGGAACCGTCACCGTCAGCGGGCTTCCCGAGATCTACATGCCCCACGACACCTATCTCATCACCGTTCGCAAGAACGCCGGCTTCAGCATCAAGAACTTCAACGCCTCGGTGCGGCTGGGCAATCGAACAACCATCGCCGGGACGCTGGCTCCGGGGCTTCATACCCGGCTCTATAGTGTTCCCGAAGAGAGCAGCGGCGTTCATCTGGTCACTCTCGATCATGATTCCGCCACCTTCTACTGGACGGCTCCCGGGCCGGTCGGTCCGGTTCAGCTTTTTCTGGCTGCACATCAGGGACCGCGCAACGAAGGACCCAACACCCAGATCCTGCTAATGTCGTACATGGCCTATCCCGATTCGGCCCGCAATCCCCGCCCGCCCAACAACTCGCAGAATGTTCTCCCCGAAGTGGTTCTGATATGGACCCCCGGAAACGGCGCGACCAGTCACGACGTCTATTTCGGTA contains:
- a CDS encoding T9SS type A sorting domain-containing protein; translated protein: MRLLLLSLLTFSFTLPATALPTYVGKSGVPGLQSCAASCHGIAGGTVTVSGLPEIYMPHDTYLITVRKNAGFSIKNFNASVRLGNRTTIAGTLAPGLHTRLYSVPEESSGVHLVTLDHDSATFYWTAPGPVGPVQLFLAAHQGPRNEGPNTQILLMSYMAYPDSARNPRPPNNSQNVLPEVVLIWTPGNGATSHDVYFGTEQDPPFIGNQPDTTYDPPGLLEDATWYYWRVDERNQAGMMPGRVWQFFTRILAADDPPALLPAEFTLGPVYPNPFNAGVTVPFALPKTSEVALDLYDVTGRHVASLARGTYNSGVHRVEWNASSIASGVYLVQLRADERVLTAKIVAMK